The sequence below is a genomic window from Ipomoea triloba cultivar NCNSP0323 chromosome 2, ASM357664v1.
TGAGAATGCAATAAAGAGAGCTTATCATACAACCGACAATGATATACTGGAGAAATCAATGCACTTGGGGAAAGGAGGCTCAACTGCAGTTACGGCAATACTGATCAATGGTGAAAGGCTTGTAGTTGCAAATGTGGGAGATTCTCGGGCCGTGATTTCTAGTAAAAGTTCTGCGAAGCAGCTTTCAGTTGaccatgaaccaaacaaagaaaagcCGATTATTGAAAGCAAGGGTGGTTTCGTATCAAATATTCCAGGTGGGGCTTTGTGTTTTACATTTAAATGTTCAATTTTGCTAGGCTAAACACATCTCGTGATCCCTCTATCTAATTATGCATTCCCTAATTGCTAATTGAACATTGTTACATCCTTAAACTTTTAAAGCCATGAGAAATATTGTGTTATATGCATACTAACATACATGACTTCCTATCTGTTTTATACCACCAAACTCAAACCCCAGCAATGACTATGAAGCACATTTAAGCATTTCACAATGACATTAGCTTATCACTTTTACAGGTGATGTCCCTCGAGTCGATGGGCAGTTGGCTGTAGCTAGGGCATTTGGCGACAAGAGCCTGAAAAGACACCTGAGTTCAGAACCAGATGTGAAAACGGTGGTGATAGATGATGACGTCGACTTCATCATTTTGGCAAGCGACGGGCTATGGAAGGTGAGTTGATCTCGTGCTTCATTTTACCCATAGATACAACTCTGTGCAAACATGGGTGAAAACAAAACACTGACAAACAATCCTTGTAGTTAACTAAGAACTTCGGGTTGAATGCTCTGATATCAAATCTCTATTTCGCTCCTCGTGTTCCTAGGTGATGACGAATCAAGAGGCGGTGGACGCAATCAAGAACATTAAGGATGCAGAATCCGCGGCAAAGCATTTGGCAGAGGCCGCGGTTGCTAGAAAAAGCAAGGATGATATATCGTGTATAGTTGTTAAGTTCCATTGATTATAGTTTGAAGTTAGTTTTCAGCTGAATTTAGCATGTGTACAAAAAAAATTTTGGGGGGAAACTATCCATCAATGCTACATTGCTACGTTTGAGTTGGACATGAACTAAATGGGATTAtcccgtatatatatatttaaaataaatctgGTGTGATACCATTTCACGTAATTATGTAAAACATGTAATGTTTTTGGttaaaatgtgattttttttttatggatacATAAaagagtattacattttaaattaaaaataatacaacaGTTTTACATAATATCTACTCATGTTTAAAAATGATGTAGGAATGGATGATTAAGGTACTATTTTcagttttatataatataaattgatGTTTTGAGGGTGTAAATTTAGCATGATATTCTtaatcatattacatatagCAATTTTGCTTGGAATAATGAGTACAGTATATAAAATATTCTATtacaaaatcaaatataataacctTACAAAAAGCAATAATTATATTACAGAAGACACCACACAACATAACACTTTAATGAACTTCTAAACATGATTAagtgttattttattaattcctCACCCATGTTCTTTCATCATTGTGATGCATGAATATTAGAGTTGCTAATTATGCTACGTGGCGGAAAATCACACCACGTGAGACGATTACGTGTCAAATCTTAATGGGGAATTTCAGTGTCGGAGAGTGAAAGCTAGGGGATCCACGAACCAAAAACCAAAGGCCCTTTCTTTCAGCCCATtactttttttcctctttttttatCCCCTATTTTTtctgtttctgttttttttttctttaaatatcaGACGATGCAAAGTTGCAAACACAATATGGACAAAATGCCATTTTAGCTTTCTCCCTCTGCACAATATTAGCTGCCAACCTCTTTCACGCTATCTTGATGATTGAGTCCGTACGACGTCGTATTccaagttttgaaaaaaaaaataataaaaaattgggGGGGACGAATTTAGGCGCAAAGTGACAAttcttttactcttttttttttttttttaattcccgtttggttttattttattttattttataaatgaattaaataaCAGCTGTTAAAAAGGATTTAAGTGCAGGagaaattatgtaattaaatttttggaaTTACGTCAAATATAATTACGCCTCATATCAATTTTCCTCAGAGTTTTGTCACTCCCCTTGAAAATTAGGTCACGGCCGTTACTATTCAGTATTCAATTACTATACTACCACGtgtgagtgtatatatataaagttaaaataaacaaaataaaacaagaaatatttttttaaaaaagaaaattacattttacttCATAAATTATAAAGTAATTATGCATTTTATTCATGTATTATTATCAATGTTACCATTTTTAGTTCATGAGTTGTTAATAAATtaacatctttaatttctttattaacTACAGTATTAGGCTAacatttatcattatttttcatCATCTTAGTGGACTAAAACTAATACTAGACCGAATTTTACTGCTAATTTTTTACTCTACACAAATCACACAACTTAGTATCTAGAAATACAAAAACATAGACAACTAACATCCACTGAGATTTATGATTATTATAGTGGAGATCAACTTAGAGTGTTATTAACAAAGTAAAATTTCATTAATATCATTGCTtaactaatatttttaaaaagtaacaacTTTTAACATTCATATAAGTGCATATATTTATAACTATTTTCTAAATCTACTACGcttaaagagtcaatatcacttGGACAAAGGCGCAAATTCACCCTTCAATATGGAAGTGCAATCGAGTGCCAGTAGACCATAAGATATTTGGCTGATACAAAATATAATCTAATTTGACAGAAGTGTTATTAATCTATGACTTGGGGatctgaaatttgaaaaaataaaaaataaagaaaacagcAAGACTCCCTTGCATGCAAGAGTGTAATGTAGAGCTGCCACATATATGGGTTTGCATGACAATCTCTAATGCTATGCAGCCACGCATCTGTAAGCCCATACCTTACACCATCATCTTCAACCCCTCCCCCCTCTCTCTATCTATATAACCCTTACATACATCCCTTCCCATTTCATATATCCATCCTCTTCTTTCATTGTATTCACCACTCCCAATTAATATTCCTTTCATGCATTTCCATTCCCTCTCCCTCCTCTCTCTTTAGATACATACAAATCTGCAATATAGAGAGAGATGGGAAGTGATAATTGTGGTGACCATCTTCACAAGTTTCACCCCTCTCACCAACTCTTTCTCAACAGGAAATACCTTAGAGAACCCGAAATCCCGCCCAGGAAGCTCCTCAGCCGCCGCCCTTCCGGCGAGCCGGAaatgccgccgccgccgcacaTGGAATCTCCGACCAAGATGGAGGACACCCAGTTTCAGAAATTCTTGCCGTACAACAACAGcgatgatgacgatgatgatcCCTACTCGTCCGACAATTTCCGCATGTTTGAGTTTAAGGTGCGGCGGTGTACTCGGAGCCGGAGCCATGATTGGACGGACTGCCCGTTCGCCCACCCGGGCGAGAAGGCCCGCCGGAGGGATCCGCGGAAGTACCATTATTCCGGGTCGGTCTGCGCGGAGTTCCGGAAGGGGAGCTGTGTCCGTGGCGATAACTGTGAGTTCGCCCACGGAGTTTTCGAGTGCTGGCTCCACCCGACCCGGTACCGGACCGAGGCATGCAAAGACGGCAAGAATTGCAAGCGGAAAGTTTGTTTCTTCGCCCACACGCCCCGCCAGCTCCGCGTCTTGCCGCCCGACTGCCACGACAGTAATAATAATTCTCCGATGAACTCGCCCAACATGAACCACTGCTGCGCGTGCTGTCACTCGCCCAACTCCACTCTCATGGCCATTTCCCACATGTCCCCGCCCGTGTCCCCGGCAACGGCAAAATCCCCTTTTTCAAGATTCGGCGGCCCCGAAAATTGCGGGATAATGGATCAattcgaacaaaaccccaattCCATGGCCGACCTGGTGAGCTCTCTTGAATCCATGAACCTTAATGTAACTAACGCCGCCTATTCTCATCACATGAAAATCCCCGCCATGGTTGATCTCAACTTCAACGTTAACAACCTCTCCGCCGACCCGCCGACCCCCACCCCAAGCAAGCTCCTCACCGCCGGCGGCACCGCCGCCACCACGAAATACTACAACGACAGTGGGCTGCCGGGAATTGATCTAGGATGGGTCAACGATCTGCTGACCTagctaataataaaaaaataaaaaaaaaaaaacaaacaaaattgagGCGGACCACTGATCTGCAAAATTTAGGTGGTCCAGCTAATGCGGATGAAAAGTTGGTTGGACGTACAGGATAAGGGAGAAGATGATTGCTGTATATAGAGAAGCAGCTACACCGAAGAAGGCCATGGACGGTTCATCTCCTATCTATATTTGTATACATCTATCATCAGAACCTCTGATCTGTGGGGCGATGACtatgatggtgatggtgatgatgattttagatttaatcaattaattaattatgtcatTGTTTTCCTAATTTAATGTCGGATTAGGGTATTGTCCATTATAAGATTGGATCAAACGTAGTTTTTGGTCCTAGCTGGGTTGTTGTGTTTTTTTATGTGCTTCATTTTCTCTGTAATTTGTTCATCTCCaatgtcatccatttccgtGATACCGGACTTTGTCTACCTGTCTTTTCCATAAATCCActtgtctttcttttttttctttattttttaaataagaaaattcGGATCCATCacttaaaatttcaaaaatgcGTCATTTTTTATATAGAAATTGCAACAATAACCacaagattttaattaaaatttcaaacattTCAAAAATATGTCCTTTTCTATAAAAGAAATTGCAACAATTGTAAAGATTTTTACATATGTACAATAAATTTCGCTCTTCGCACTAGGaatatttaagattttttttttctggttttAATTTTGGAACATCAATTATTGAAATATGGTTGGAGAGCAAGATGAGGTGGCGCACCAAATCTGAATGTGTGCAACGTGGCGAACATGCAAAATATGATGCTGACTTGTATGCCCTCATTCCTAATTTAGATATATTTGGTGATTGTGGACAAAAGATTTGGAGGAATGCAAATATTTATGtgtacaaaatatgttttttttttttcggaaaAATTATAAGAGATATGGGGCAATTAACAATTCCCTCCCTTAATACTTTTAGGATATTTTTGCTCAatgatcaattttttaaaatatttatggcTTGTTTATTTTAgttctctattttttatttcttcaatttttctagTTCTTTAGCTCTCTATTTCCCCAATTTTTATATAAACTTTTCaaacttaattttttaagaACTATATAATCACAAATTCGATACACTAATAGTCTAATACTATATaacaaacattaataaaataatttacgacaacattaataaataaatcaacATTATTTAACTTAAATTATTTTAACCATTAAATGAAATTTCAGAGAGTTTATGGGGTTGAAATTGTTGTTCACAGGCAATAAAAGGAACTAAAAAGAaagggggaaaagaataatgATTGAAAGTGCGGGGGGGAAAAGTAGGACAAGGAAAATGCAGAAAATGCGGGGAaaataaaagggaagaaaagaaaaaagtagagagagagaggggaaaaaaaaaaaaaggcatgacCTGTCGTAACTGCTGTTTGGATAACCCTCTTAAAATGGTTCtcctaattttagaaaaatctaATTTGGCAAAATGATAGATAAACATGTTATCAATTTCTCTAGTTTTTCATTAAACAATTATCTATTTCTCAAGTTacgaaacatatatatatttctttaatggATGGAtcacaaattttacttgtattAAGATTTTCGTCACCAAATGTTGATGTAgcatatttttaattaacaGTGACATGTAGCGGGTTCTTACCGATTTACTACCATACTATTAATTAGTGTATTATTTTCGACCTACCACAACCGAGTTAGGTTGGTTGTTGACTTAGTATTCATAAGGTTCTAAGTTGACTCTAATAGAGTTCTACGGCAATCCTAGTTGTCATACTAGGCTCATAAGTCCACTCCAACCGGTGCCTCTTGACCTCATGTAGTCAGACCCTTAATTAACCTTCCAGTCACGCAACTCACCTTTAGTTGCCTTCCTGGTCACATATCTACCTGACCTATtgtattttattcatatttcaaatggaaaaaagtatTATTGTAGTTCAGAATATGTACTACTCAAttgtattagttaattttcGACTTAACTCAACCCAAAAAAAGCTCATGATTTTTCTATTTTGAGTTTCCACATAAAATATCttgtttcattaattaatttttttgtactaCCCATCTATAATATTCAAGCTAACCCGAACTTATTAACCTTCTTAGCTCATCCCCAAGAATTTTTGTTGGATCCATTTAATGAAGAAATGGGGAAACATGGTCTTCTCTTATGCACGTTTGGCGCACTACCGCGCCCACTACACGCGTCAATTGAGTGCGTAAATGTGccccttttattttatttttaatttttttcttagatttttttcctcttctctgtTTTGTCAGCTCTCTTTCCTAAAATAGCAAAAATCTCCCATTATTTAAGTTGCTCTTAATTTGAGCCGATGGTTGAGGTTTGCATAGTGCACAACCTTAAATATTGACTGTCGATTTcgctcaaaaaaaaatcaatgtattATTTTCACATTTAACATCACAATTATTAGTATGCCTTCACATTTGATCATTGATCATCATTTTTGTCATAATTGGTAAACGATTTTCATCTTTTTTGTCAGAATTCGATCCTGGTAActtgtaacaaaatttttttaaagaaaatataataaacatgttacatttctaattaattcaatattatacattttaggcattatacacacacatacatacagatTACAGAGTAGTATAGAGAGTGAAAGTTGGAGATGCATACaagtgtgcatatatatatatatatagatatatgattACATAATGGGTGTGCATCTATCTTGTTTCCTAGGAAGCGTACGGTGTAATGGAAGACAGCAAAGGTGGTAGGGCACAAGAGACTGGATGGCCATTAAAAAGTATGTGTAGAATGCTCCGTTTTCATGAAGCATGCAAGGTTCCATGTACCTATCCCAGTTTTGCATGGGTTAGGTTGTTGCTTTAGGTTGGGATAATTGTCACTGATTCACAGGCAATGGCATGTCAAAGATGGAACACCCATGCATCCTTCCCATTCCCAGGGGTCCCCCACATGCCTTTCCAATGACCTACTGACCCCCCCAACACTGATTCTTGATGTTTAGGTCATGGTTTCTTGATTGTGGGATTGGCTATCTTAATTATTGTCTTTGATTTGGTTAATCAGTTGAGCTGTGTTTCCGGgtttaaaattagatttttttttttatctttgatTAATTAGTGAGTTACCTAAAAGAATTCTTCCTTATCTTAGTGCATGATTTAGTTTGTGGTTTGCACTTCATGTCTGATGGGAAGAAGAAAGTGATTGTCGGAATCTGGGTTTAATGCACAGGAAAGGGCCTATTTATCCATTTGGTAGGTAGTTGTTGGGCTGAGAAATTAAACATGAAGCTAGGCTATTGATTCCCTTGGTGGACCACATAGGCAATGACCAAATTAAATGTCCTATGAGCGATTGTCTGCATACATTTTTATTCCAAGAGCCCAATTGAACATTCCCATCAAACCTAAACATAGGTCCAAAAATCTTATTACACACCTCGTTACATGCATGACCTTATCAccttttgtttttccttttgaataaacaataacaatgaggccaaagaccttgcggtctagtggcatctggtTATACCCCCACATGAAAggggtgggttcaagccttagTGGAGACGATGAACAGATACtccattgtaacagagtcaataacaAGTAACCTTGTTCGCCTACGCAGCCAACTGCCTACAAGTCTACAACGGCGAttctaagtcattttccagTTTCTCAAAGACACTATTAGTCAATTACAATCACCACATACATACATGATGTATGTACTATGTTTGGCACATAACAATATTACATTGACCataaattttcactgaaatTTTTACTATTTGACATGACTTTACAAAATCAACTCAATATTATAAAACTATGACATATAACATCTTAAATCATTGAGTAAAATATCACTAATTTTTGTTCTTTAAAAGTTAGAGGCCAGAGACAATGGTTTATTATAAAAACAGGagattatgtatgtatatgtctTAATCATTGATTTCATCTACCTCCATAGTAAGCATGATAATAGCACATGGTGCCGTACCGGATAGTCGTCCTACTCTTTGGCATCCAACTTCTGCCCATAAATGTTCcaccaacaatataataataaaacaagagTGCAACAACACTTACTCAAGCAATCACATTCAATTTTCAAACCTTAATTATTGGGTAGTTGAATTTTCTCATTTCTTAATAATTTCAAAGTGTATTCAGTACGATTGTTGCTGTTAAAGATCCTACCGATTCAACAAAATCTCTAGAAGCATTTATGACCAAAGATAAAGTAcatttttctaatatatatgattttaatgtgaaattcaaaagaaacaaaaaaatctTTAAGTCATTGATTAAAGGTAAGGGGTGTTTGGTaggatggaattgtaattttattcttaCCAAACTCTATGGGATTATAATTCCGTAGTTTGGTTgcagggaattgcaattcaatagtttgtggaattgtaattttaagGTGAATTACTATTTTgcacattgttattattattatacaatgacattttagtaTTTATTCCCTTATACCTTTAATTCCATTCATTCTATTCATGTctaccaaataatataatttgagtCCCCTACCTTATTCTTTttccatggaattacaatttatCTTCACTCTAATtccttccttccaaccaaacgctcTGTAAGTGCATGCATAAAAGTAtcccttattcctttattattttaagtaccacaaatttattcatttaattgtttctttttctttaatttatattttcacttGAAATAGTAAACCAGTAAAGTAGTTGTTAGGGAATTAAGTCATAGTTGATGTATGTGAGTCGAGTCTATTATTATTGAAGtatcaaaattacaaaatgaTGTCTAACGAAAAAGAGCataagaataaatttcacatttactAGAGTCTAGAGAATATAAGTGTCAAAcaaatatttacatatataatgtgtatctaatactacaatattattgtattatgtatttatattagaTTCGTCTCCCTTGATAATTTTGACAAAGCTGTTTATCAAATACAACATATGTTTTATAAGGCATCATAAACATTTTCAAAGATATATTCAGCAATTTAGGGCAATTCATAAGTTGGAAAATTGACttttgtatgtatttatatgACATGTTAAAAAGTTTTGAATACAAAAGTCAAACTCTATGGGAATACTGAAagcaaaaagtaaaattaaaacattaataaatagaCTAGTAGTTTATATAAGTACTTAAGGCATTCTTAGTAGTTAGGtgtttaattttgtcatattttttcTTGCCAAGTCAGGGTGAGGGCAAGAGAAATagggaaaattaaaa
It includes:
- the LOC116011079 gene encoding zinc finger CCCH domain-containing protein 61-like → MGSDNCGDHLHKFHPSHQLFLNRKYLREPEIPPRKLLSRRPSGEPEMPPPPHMESPTKMEDTQFQKFLPYNNSDDDDDDPYSSDNFRMFEFKVRRCTRSRSHDWTDCPFAHPGEKARRRDPRKYHYSGSVCAEFRKGSCVRGDNCEFAHGVFECWLHPTRYRTEACKDGKNCKRKVCFFAHTPRQLRVLPPDCHDSNNNSPMNSPNMNHCCACCHSPNSTLMAISHMSPPVSPATAKSPFSRFGGPENCGIMDQFEQNPNSMADLVSSLESMNLNVTNAAYSHHMKIPAMVDLNFNVNNLSADPPTPTPSKLLTAGGTAATTKYYNDSGLPGIDLGWVNDLLT
- the LOC116011172 gene encoding probable protein phosphatase 2C 58; protein product: MTGGREILNKMKEKACFYTSMPASPDPVKGKSTSKRITQGFHLLKGKSNHAMEDYVVSKFKKVNEHDLGLFAIFDGHMGHDVAQYLQSHLFDNILKEHDFWTDTENAIKRAYHTTDNDILEKSMHLGKGGSTAVTAILINGERLVVANVGDSRAVISSKSSAKQLSVDHEPNKEKPIIESKGGFVSNIPGDVPRVDGQLAVARAFGDKSLKRHLSSEPDVKTVVIDDDVDFIILASDGLWKVMTNQEAVDAIKNIKDAESAAKHLAEAAVARKSKDDISCIVVKFH